AGGCCGCGGGCGCGAGCCACCTGCTGGCGGGCGGCATCGACGACATCGGGGCGCACCTTCTCGAGATCCCGGTAGCCGTGCACGCGCAGCACCTGCTCGGGCCGGATCGTTATCGCGGGCGGCACGAACGTGCCCATGCGCGGGGCGCCAAGCTTGGATGGTTTGGTCATCTGCGAAAGCGTCCTCGGGCAATCGGGAACGGCTGGCCCGGCGTAGTCGTCGCAACGCCAGCCCGTCGGCCGAGTAAACTAGCCCCGTCGCCGGCAACGACCAATGGCCTTGCATCGAAGGGGGGGCATTGGCAATTGCAGGCCCTTCGGAAAGACCACCACCGCGATCGCCCGCCCACATCGGCCGTGATATCGCCAGGCAACCGTCCTCGCACCCCCCGCATCGGAGTTCACGAATGGTCACCGTCACCGCCATCTATGCCAGCCTGCTGGCCATTCTCGGCATCTGGCTTGCCCGCAACGTCATCGCCCAGCGCCGCATCCTCCACGTCGCCATCGGCGATGGTGGCGACGACAAATTGCGCCGCCTCATGCGCGTGCAGGCGAATTTCTCGGAATACGCACCGCTCGGGCTGATCCTCATCGGTTTTGCCGAGATGGGCGGCGCTCCACTGGTCCTGGTCCATCTCCTGGGGGCCATGCTCCTGGTCGGCCGCATCCTGCACGCGAACGGTGTCTCGCGCACGAAGGAGCCGCTCTCGTTGCGCGTGGCCGGCATGATCCTGACGTTCCTGTCCATCGGCGGGGCGGCCGCGACCAACCTCACGCTTTCGGGTATGCGACTGGCGGGCTATCTCTGAGCCGCATCCACATTCGGCATGGCCCGGTCGATGAGAGCCTTCTCGGCGCCGGCCGGCAGATCGCTCGAATAGGTGCGCCGGAAAGCCGCGGCGAGGCGGCTCGCCGCGAACGCCTCCGCCACGAAGCCCGGCGCACCGGCCGCCAGGATGGTCCCCGCCGCCAGAACCGCGAGGCTTTCGACGAACGCCCGCGCCGCGCTCTCGATCTCGCGCGGGCGGTGCACGTAGTGCTCGACGCGTTCGAGCCCCTTGGCCAGGAGCGGTTCGGCGCGGGCCGCCTCCGAGAGCAGTTCGATGACGATTTGCGCCGCCTCCGGCTCCTTCTGGAGCACGCGCAGCACGTCGAGGCACATGATGTTGCCCGAGCCCTCCCAGATCGAATTGACCGGCGCCTCGCGATAGAGCCGCGCGAGTTCGTCGTCCTCGACGTAGCCGTTGCCACCGAGACACTCCATCGCCTCCGCGACGAGGCCTGGCGCCACCTTGCACACCCAATACTTCGTCACCGGCGTCATGAGCCTGCGCCAAGCCTGCTCGGCTGGATCGTCCGGCCGGTCGAAGGCGTGCGCGAGCCGGAAGGTGAGGGCGGTCGCCGCCTCGACGTCCAGTGCCATGTCGGCGAGCACGCGCGCCATGAGCGGCTGCTCGACCAGTCGTCGGCCGAACGCTGCGCGGTGACCGGCATGCAACAGCGCCCGTGACAGCGCCGCCCGCATCAAACCTGTCGAGCCCGAAATGCAATCGAGTCGGGTCAGCGTCACCATTTCCATGATGGTCGCGATGCCCCGCCCCGGCTCACCGACGCCATAGCCCTCGGCCTCCTCATAGATCACCTCGGCGGTCGCGTTGGAGCGGTTGCCGAGCTTGTCCTTGAGACGTTGGAATCGGAACCCGTTGAGCCGCCCGTCCTCGCGCCGGCGCGGCACCAGGAACGTGCCGAGTCCCGTCTCCGTCTGGGCGAGCACGACGTGGGCGTCGGCCATCGGCGCGGAAACGAACCACTTCTCGCCGCTGATCGCATAGCGCCGCTTTCCACCCCCGGTCCCGAGTGCGACGGCGCGCGCCCGGTTTCGCCTGACGTCACTGCCGCCCTGGCGCTCCGTCAACGCCATGCCGAGGGTGATCGAAGCCTTGGCCCCGACCGGCTTGTCGGCCCGGTCGTAGGTGCGCCGCATGAGTTGCGGCGCCAGTTCGCCCATGAGGTTCGGCTCTTGGCGCAAGGTCGCGATGCCAGCATTCGTCATCGTGATCGGGCAGTAGTGGCCGGCCTCCACCTGGCAGACCAGGACCGCCCCCGCCGCGCGCGCCACGTTGGCCCCATTGCGCCCGGGAACGACGGGTTCGGCCCCGGCACCACCAGCGACCCAGGAGCCGCAGTGCAACCCCGCAGCAAAGCTCTGCGCCATGAACCCATGGTAGCTCGGATGGAATTCGACCCGGTCGACGCGTTCGCCCTTGGCATCGTGGGTCACGAGTTCGGGCGGATGGCGGTTGGCGAGCCGCCCCGCCTCCAGGGTCTCGCGCGCCCCGAGGCTGGCGCCGAGCCCGGTGAGTTCACCGAGACGATGCTCCGCGCCCTCCCGCGCCACCGCCTCCTTCAGCGCCCGATCGCTTTCGAAGAGGTTGATGCCCGCGTAGATCGGGCTCTGGTTGTGCTCGTTCTCGCCCATGGCGATCGGATCTCCTCAACAGGGGGAGCAGTTCGCCAGCCGCCTGACCGCTTGCCGCGCGCCCACGATCGGCCTAAGAGACCGACTTTGATGAGCACCGCGAACACCGCCACCGAAATCGGCTACCCCCATCGTCACCTGCTGACGACCGAGGGTCTTACCCGTGATGATATCACGATGCTCCTGGAATTGGCCGACGCGGCGGCGCGCCAGGGCCGACTGATCGACAAGAAGACCAACGAGCTTCGCGGCCGCACGCAGATCAACCTCTTCTTCGAGAGTTCGACGCGCACCCAGAGTTCCTTCGAACTCGCGGGCAAGCGGCTCGGCGCCGATGTGATGAATATGTCGATCGGCTCCTCTTCCATCAACAAGGGCGAGACGCTTCTCGACACTGCCGCAACGCTCAACGCCATGCGCCCCGACATCCTGGTCGTGCGCCACCATGCCGCCGGCGCCGTCGAGTTGCTCGCCCAGAAGGTCGGCTGCTCCGTCATCAACGCTGGCGACGGTGCCCACCAGCACCCCACCC
This sequence is a window from Hyphomicrobiales bacterium. Protein-coding genes within it:
- a CDS encoding glutathione metabolism protein, with the protein product MVTVTAIYASLLAILGIWLARNVIAQRRILHVAIGDGGDDKLRRLMRVQANFSEYAPLGLILIGFAEMGGAPLVLVHLLGAMLLVGRILHANGVSRTKEPLSLRVAGMILTFLSIGGAAATNLTLSGMRLAGYL
- a CDS encoding DNA alkylation response protein, with the translated sequence MGENEHNQSPIYAGINLFESDRALKEAVAREGAEHRLGELTGLGASLGARETLEAGRLANRHPPELVTHDAKGERVDRVEFHPSYHGFMAQSFAAGLHCGSWVAGGAGAEPVVPGRNGANVARAAGAVLVCQVEAGHYCPITMTNAGIATLRQEPNLMGELAPQLMRRTYDRADKPVGAKASITLGMALTERQGGSDVRRNRARAVALGTGGGKRRYAISGEKWFVSAPMADAHVVLAQTETGLGTFLVPRRREDGRLNGFRFQRLKDKLGNRSNATAEVIYEEAEGYGVGEPGRGIATIMEMVTLTRLDCISGSTGLMRAALSRALLHAGHRAAFGRRLVEQPLMARVLADMALDVEAATALTFRLAHAFDRPDDPAEQAWRRLMTPVTKYWVCKVAPGLVAEAMECLGGNGYVEDDELARLYREAPVNSIWEGSGNIMCLDVLRVLQKEPEAAQIVIELLSEAARAEPLLAKGLERVEHYVHRPREIESAARAFVESLAVLAAGTILAAGAPGFVAEAFAASRLAAAFRRTYSSDLPAGAEKALIDRAMPNVDAAQR